A genomic window from Algoriphagus sp. Y33 includes:
- the aceK gene encoding bifunctional isocitrate dehydrogenase kinase/phosphatase, translating to MASTLTAQLARKIETGFITYMELFNTYTRLAPKYFSEKAWHATHLNSKQRLRLYKDLLFPLATECSEMLGDKSTDFSNWKEIKSVYQSLIAGRPDIELAETFFNSVIRKSYPKLTINEELMFVMEGFDSCAVRESDELLRTYPSFFGLEKNIRQILDDYDFGAPFMDKEQDIKFLIAGVRKVILTRYRVGPDTKTQILKSVFYRNKAAYLIGRTFLGHKWMPFIIPVLHGEKGVFVDTLIFDPNLMSSMFSFTRSYFMVEAEVPSQVVGFLNSVIPHKKIHELYNAIGFNKHGKTLFYRDFLYHLDASEDQFEVAAGIKGMVMTVFTLPSLNIVFKMIKDHFEPPKTMTRQEVRGKYKLVSLHDRVGRMADTHEFEYFKIPIERISPSLMIELRKTVNSLLNITDSHLIIKHLYTERRMEPLNLFLEHCSTEEGRRATEDYGRAILQLAQANIFPGDMMTKNFGLTRQKRVIFYDYDEIEFLTDMNFRIKPKAETYEQIYAPEPWYSIAKNDVFPEDFKRWMIGRKDLKDHFLSYHQDLFDPVCWQGIQRRITSGELIHAFPYPDEIRFRPHEKI from the coding sequence ATGGCTTCAACTCTCACAGCTCAACTTGCACGTAAAATAGAAACAGGCTTCATCACTTACATGGAGCTTTTCAACACCTACACCAGATTGGCTCCAAAGTATTTCAGTGAGAAAGCTTGGCATGCCACACATCTGAACAGTAAGCAGCGCCTACGTCTATACAAGGATCTACTGTTTCCACTGGCAACAGAATGTTCAGAAATGCTAGGAGATAAATCAACTGACTTCTCAAATTGGAAAGAAATAAAATCAGTGTACCAATCGCTGATTGCAGGCAGGCCTGATATAGAATTGGCAGAAACATTTTTCAACTCGGTGATCCGGAAAAGCTATCCAAAATTGACCATCAATGAAGAATTGATGTTTGTCATGGAAGGGTTCGACTCATGCGCTGTCAGAGAGTCGGATGAACTTTTAAGAACCTATCCCTCATTCTTTGGTCTGGAAAAAAATATCAGGCAAATCCTCGATGATTATGATTTCGGTGCTCCTTTTATGGACAAAGAACAAGATATCAAATTTCTGATAGCAGGCGTCCGAAAGGTGATTTTGACAAGATACCGAGTCGGTCCAGACACGAAAACCCAGATCTTAAAATCAGTTTTCTATAGGAATAAAGCGGCATATTTGATCGGAAGGACATTTTTAGGACATAAGTGGATGCCTTTTATCATCCCTGTCCTGCACGGAGAAAAAGGAGTATTTGTAGATACCCTGATTTTCGATCCCAATCTGATGAGCAGTATGTTCAGTTTTACGCGATCCTATTTTATGGTCGAAGCAGAAGTCCCCTCACAAGTAGTCGGCTTTCTCAACTCGGTCATACCTCACAAGAAAATCCATGAACTCTACAACGCCATAGGATTTAATAAACATGGAAAGACGCTTTTTTACAGAGATTTTCTTTATCACTTGGATGCCAGTGAAGATCAATTCGAAGTGGCCGCAGGAATAAAAGGGATGGTCATGACTGTATTCACTTTGCCGTCTTTGAACATTGTGTTCAAGATGATCAAGGATCACTTTGAGCCGCCAAAAACCATGACTAGACAAGAAGTAAGAGGGAAATATAAACTTGTGTCTCTTCATGACCGTGTGGGTAGAATGGCCGATACTCATGAATTTGAATACTTCAAAATTCCGATTGAGCGAATCAGCCCGTCCTTGATGATAGAACTGAGGAAAACAGTCAATTCCCTTTTGAACATCACCGATTCTCACCTAATTATCAAACATCTATATACAGAAAGGAGAATGGAGCCTTTAAATCTGTTTCTGGAACACTGTAGTACAGAAGAAGGAAGGAGGGCTACAGAAGATTATGGAAGAGCAATTCTCCAGCTGGCGCAGGCGAATATATTTCCGGGCGATATGATGACCAAGAACTTTGGTCTTACACGGCAAAAACGGGTGATTTTTTACGATTATGATGAAATTGAATTTTTGACAGATATGAATTTCCGCATCAAACCAAAAGCGGAAACGTACGAGCAGATTTATGCCCCTGAACCATGGTATTCTATTGCCAAAAACGATGTTTTCCCGGAAGATTTCAAGCGATGGATGATAGGCAGAAAGGATCTCAAGGATCATTTTCTTTCTTATCACCAAGATCTTTTTGATCCGGTTTGTTGGCAGGGAATCCAGCGAAGAATTACATCCGGCGAGCTAATCCACGCTTTCCCCTATCCCGATGAGATCAGGTTTCGGCCTCATGAAAAAATTTAA
- a CDS encoding (2Fe-2S) ferredoxin domain-containing protein: MKHSRKLIFICNGSDCKKEGAKKLYKGLKEATDEAPLRGTCKFIKTKCIDMCKTAPNVIVGDHFCKKTTVEKVLVQLKKS; encoded by the coding sequence ATGAAACATTCAAGAAAACTAATCTTTATATGTAACGGATCCGATTGTAAAAAAGAGGGGGCCAAAAAATTATATAAAGGACTAAAAGAGGCCACTGATGAAGCTCCACTGAGAGGTACTTGCAAATTCATCAAAACTAAGTGTATAGATATGTGCAAAACAGCTCCAAATGTAATAGTGGGAGATCATTTTTGTAAAAAAACTACAGTGGAAAAGGTCTTGGTGCAACTAAAAAAGTCCTGA
- the metH gene encoding methionine synthase has protein sequence MARNNYMKLSGLEPLVFTPEINFVNIGERTNITGSKKFARLILNGNYDEALEVALDQVRGGAQVLDVCMDEGMLDGEFAMVKFLNLIASEPEISRIPIMIDSSKWKIIVAGLKCVQGKGIVNSISLKNGEEEFIQQAKTVKKFGAAVVVMAFDEYGQADTYDRRVEICERSYRILVDQVKFNPQDIIFDPNIFPVATGMDEHRKNALDFFNATKWIKENLPGAKVSGGVSNVSFSFRGNNPVREAMHAAFLYHAIKSGMDMGIVNPTMLEIYDDIPKDLLERVEDVLFDRREDATERMLDFAETVKSADKKEVVNEAWRSDPVSKRMEHALVKGILDFIIEDTEEARIELKSPLKVIEGPLMDGMNVVGDLFGEGKMFLPQVVKSARVMKKAVAYLEPFMPLPEEGQEESSLKKILLATVKGDVHDIGKNIVGVVLACNSYQIIDLGVMVDAQKIIDEAVKNKVDIIGLSGLITPSLDEMVNVASEMERQGIKIPLLIGGATTSRIHTAVKIDPVYSGTVIHVMDASKSVPIAGEAISEETKDAYRIKYKEIYQQLRVEHEAKQSVKQLISYEEAKANPVEIDWDSFEPVVPNKLGRTVLKDLDLNIVRKYIDWTPFFSTWMLSGKFPKIFSDPVVGAEAKKVYDEANEMLDKAIAEKWLSANAVFGLYPVQRKDDDAIVFGVDGIQAASFHFLRQQGKKGKGIPNRSLADYLHPTQTDYIGCFAVTSGIGMETKLAEFQKAGDDYNDILFKSIADRLAEAAAEYIHELVRKDYWGYSQNENLENDSLIREEYPGIRPAPGYPACPEHSEKVTISQLLDMENEIGIELTSSFAMYPTSSVSGYFFANPESKYFGLGKIGEDQVASYAERKGISLKDAERLLSPNLAYQPNLTLVEPTS, from the coding sequence ATGGCTAGAAATAATTACATGAAACTATCCGGCTTAGAGCCATTGGTTTTTACACCCGAAATTAATTTTGTCAATATAGGCGAACGGACGAATATTACCGGTTCGAAGAAATTTGCCCGATTGATTTTGAATGGAAATTATGACGAGGCACTTGAAGTGGCCTTGGATCAGGTACGTGGAGGAGCTCAAGTACTGGATGTCTGCATGGATGAAGGCATGTTGGATGGGGAGTTTGCCATGGTCAAATTCCTGAATCTGATCGCTTCTGAACCGGAGATCTCAAGAATCCCCATCATGATCGATAGTTCCAAATGGAAAATTATCGTGGCGGGATTGAAGTGTGTTCAGGGAAAAGGCATTGTCAATTCTATTTCCCTGAAAAATGGGGAAGAAGAATTTATCCAACAAGCCAAAACGGTAAAAAAATTCGGTGCGGCAGTGGTGGTGATGGCTTTCGATGAGTATGGACAGGCTGATACCTATGATAGAAGAGTGGAAATCTGTGAGAGGAGCTATAGGATCCTAGTGGATCAAGTGAAGTTTAATCCCCAAGACATCATTTTTGACCCTAATATTTTCCCGGTTGCGACTGGCATGGATGAGCACCGTAAGAATGCATTGGACTTCTTTAATGCGACCAAATGGATTAAAGAGAATCTTCCCGGAGCCAAAGTAAGTGGCGGAGTCAGTAACGTAAGTTTTTCTTTCAGGGGAAACAATCCTGTGAGAGAAGCTATGCATGCGGCATTCTTATATCATGCCATCAAGAGTGGGATGGATATGGGGATCGTGAATCCAACCATGTTGGAAATCTATGATGACATTCCTAAGGACTTACTTGAACGGGTTGAAGATGTACTTTTCGACCGTAGAGAAGATGCTACCGAGCGTATGCTTGATTTCGCAGAAACAGTAAAGTCAGCGGATAAAAAGGAAGTAGTAAATGAGGCATGGCGCTCAGACCCTGTTTCCAAACGAATGGAACATGCGCTGGTGAAAGGTATTTTGGATTTTATAATAGAAGATACAGAGGAAGCTAGAATTGAGCTTAAAAGCCCCCTGAAGGTGATAGAAGGGCCATTGATGGATGGTATGAATGTGGTGGGAGATCTCTTTGGAGAGGGGAAAATGTTCCTTCCCCAAGTAGTGAAATCTGCCCGTGTGATGAAGAAAGCGGTGGCCTATTTAGAGCCGTTTATGCCGCTGCCGGAAGAAGGGCAGGAAGAATCTTCCCTGAAAAAGATTCTTTTGGCAACTGTAAAAGGAGACGTGCACGATATAGGCAAGAATATAGTAGGAGTGGTACTGGCATGCAATAGCTACCAAATCATCGATTTGGGAGTGATGGTGGATGCCCAGAAAATCATAGATGAAGCTGTCAAGAATAAAGTAGATATCATTGGCTTGAGCGGTCTTATTACTCCTTCTTTGGATGAGATGGTCAATGTGGCATCGGAGATGGAGCGTCAGGGAATCAAAATCCCGCTTCTGATCGGGGGTGCGACTACTTCCAGAATCCACACTGCAGTGAAGATCGATCCGGTGTATAGTGGAACTGTAATCCATGTGATGGATGCTAGTAAGTCTGTGCCTATCGCAGGTGAGGCTATTTCTGAGGAGACCAAAGATGCTTACCGGATAAAATACAAGGAAATATATCAACAGCTCAGAGTAGAGCATGAAGCCAAGCAGTCTGTGAAGCAATTGATTTCTTACGAGGAGGCGAAAGCCAATCCTGTAGAGATTGATTGGGATTCATTTGAGCCTGTAGTACCCAATAAACTTGGTAGAACCGTCCTTAAAGATTTGGATCTGAATATTGTCCGCAAGTATATTGACTGGACACCTTTCTTTAGTACCTGGATGCTCAGCGGGAAATTCCCTAAGATATTTTCAGACCCCGTAGTTGGGGCTGAGGCAAAAAAAGTCTATGATGAAGCGAATGAAATGCTGGATAAAGCAATAGCTGAAAAGTGGCTATCTGCAAATGCGGTATTTGGTCTGTATCCGGTGCAGCGAAAAGATGATGATGCAATTGTCTTTGGTGTAGATGGTATTCAGGCCGCATCCTTTCATTTTTTGCGCCAGCAAGGGAAAAAGGGCAAAGGCATTCCAAACCGTTCTTTAGCGGACTATTTACATCCTACCCAAACAGATTATATCGGATGCTTTGCAGTGACCTCAGGTATCGGTATGGAGACCAAGTTGGCTGAATTCCAAAAAGCCGGTGATGATTACAATGATATCTTGTTTAAATCTATCGCAGACAGGCTTGCAGAAGCTGCTGCCGAATATATCCATGAACTCGTTCGAAAGGATTATTGGGGCTATTCCCAGAATGAAAACTTGGAGAATGACTCCTTGATACGTGAAGAATATCCGGGTATCAGACCTGCTCCCGGGTATCCGGCTTGTCCTGAGCATTCGGAGAAGGTCACAATTTCGCAACTATTGGATATGGAAAATGAGATTGGGATCGAGCTGACTTCAAGTTTTGCGATGTATCCCACTTCCTCAGTCTCGGGGTATTTCTTTGCGAATCCCGAAAGTAAATATTTTGGTCTTGGAAAAATAGGAGAGGATCAAGTGGCTAGCTACGCAGAACGCAAAGGGATTTCTCTTAAGGATGCGGAGCGATTGCTTTCTCCAAACCTAGCTTATCAACCTAATTTAACCCTAGTAGAACCTACTTCATGA
- the metF gene encoding methylenetetrahydrofolate reductase [NAD(P)H] gives MKITEHLGNAKSSLFSFEILPPLKGQSLKELLEGIAPLMDFNPPFVDVTYHREEYIYKKHPNGLLEKISTKKRPGTVGICAAIMNRFQIDAVPHLLCGGFTKEETENALIDLNFIGVENVLALRGDAPKSEGKFIPEADGHGYASELVEQIMRMNQGRYLHEETEIGFQTDFCVGVAGYPEKHFEAPSMKFDLKYLQEKVKKGAEYIVTQMFFNNDKYFEFVDQVRAAGITVPIIPGIKPITTMGQITMLPRTFFLDLPDALMDELEKCKTNAEVKEVGIAWAIQQCKELVKKNVPSLHFYTMSKADTTYKIAKEIF, from the coding sequence ATGAAAATAACCGAACACTTGGGGAACGCTAAAAGCTCCCTGTTTTCCTTTGAAATACTGCCTCCGCTGAAAGGCCAAAGTCTTAAAGAATTGCTTGAAGGTATAGCACCTTTAATGGATTTTAATCCTCCGTTTGTAGATGTGACTTATCATAGAGAAGAATATATTTATAAGAAACACCCAAATGGATTGCTAGAGAAGATCAGTACAAAAAAACGTCCGGGAACTGTAGGGATTTGCGCAGCGATCATGAATCGTTTTCAGATTGATGCAGTTCCGCATTTGCTTTGTGGCGGATTTACCAAGGAAGAGACAGAAAATGCATTGATCGATTTGAATTTCATCGGAGTAGAAAATGTGCTTGCTCTTCGCGGAGATGCTCCTAAGAGTGAGGGAAAGTTTATACCTGAAGCTGATGGCCATGGCTATGCCAGTGAATTGGTAGAGCAGATTATGAGAATGAACCAAGGACGCTATTTGCATGAGGAAACTGAAATTGGTTTTCAGACAGATTTTTGCGTGGGGGTGGCGGGATATCCGGAGAAGCATTTTGAAGCTCCTTCCATGAAGTTTGATCTTAAATATCTACAGGAAAAGGTTAAAAAAGGTGCTGAGTACATTGTGACGCAGATGTTTTTCAATAACGATAAATACTTCGAATTTGTAGATCAGGTACGGGCGGCAGGAATCACTGTTCCTATTATTCCAGGAATCAAACCAATTACTACCATGGGCCAAATCACCATGCTCCCGCGTACTTTCTTTTTGGACTTGCCGGATGCTTTAATGGATGAGTTGGAGAAATGCAAAACCAACGCAGAAGTCAAAGAAGTGGGGATAGCATGGGCTATTCAGCAGTGTAAAGAACTGGTGAAAAAGAATGTCCCTTCCTTACATTTTTATACCATGAGTAAAGCAGATACAACATATAAAATTGCCAAGGAAATTTTTTAG
- a CDS encoding YbjQ family protein, whose translation MIVTTTNSLDGYSVEQYLGIVSGETIIGANVFKDFFASITDIVGGRSSAYERVLREAKATAMTEMEMQARAFGANAILGIDLDYETIRDGMLMVTASGTAVKVLKN comes from the coding sequence ATGATCGTAACAACCACTAACTCACTGGATGGCTACAGCGTGGAACAATACTTAGGAATTGTTTCAGGAGAGACCATTATAGGAGCCAATGTATTCAAGGATTTTTTCGCAAGCATCACTGACATAGTCGGAGGACGATCTTCTGCCTATGAGCGTGTTCTCAGAGAAGCAAAAGCCACTGCTATGACCGAAATGGAAATGCAGGCTCGGGCTTTCGGCGCAAATGCAATACTTGGAATTGACTTAGACTATGAAACCATCCGAGATGGAATGCTAATGGTCACAGCCAGCGGCACAGCGGTGAAAGTGCTAAAGAATTAA
- a CDS encoding CoA pyrophosphatase: MDFGSVLNLLEKGMEHPLPGKEAQLFMSPNPVDMRRFDTKLPDNHRRGAVLILLYPNEKKAFFPLIKRPDYEGVHSGQIAFPGGKMEKEDGDEIETALREAWEEVGVHPEQVNLIGRMSTLFIPASNFLVTPVLGYSEAIPDFVPEEREVSKIIQTAVSTLYEPSFRKQKILEFSDNFRLDTPYFEVDKEMVWGATAMILSELLQILENGKR; the protein is encoded by the coding sequence ATGGATTTCGGGAGTGTTTTGAATTTGTTGGAAAAAGGAATGGAGCATCCACTTCCCGGAAAAGAAGCGCAGCTTTTCATGTCGCCAAATCCTGTGGATATGAGAAGGTTTGATACAAAACTTCCTGATAATCATCGCAGAGGTGCTGTGTTGATACTCCTTTATCCCAATGAAAAAAAGGCGTTTTTTCCTCTGATCAAGAGACCTGATTATGAAGGAGTACACAGTGGACAGATTGCTTTTCCAGGCGGAAAAATGGAGAAAGAGGATGGGGACGAAATAGAAACGGCCCTTCGCGAAGCTTGGGAAGAAGTAGGTGTACATCCTGAGCAAGTTAACCTGATTGGAAGGATGAGTACATTGTTCATTCCTGCGAGTAATTTTTTGGTAACACCCGTTTTGGGCTACTCTGAAGCTATACCGGACTTTGTGCCGGAAGAAAGAGAAGTATCTAAAATCATCCAAACTGCGGTCAGCACACTCTATGAGCCTAGTTTTCGTAAGCAAAAGATTTTGGAATTCAGTGATAATTTCCGTCTGGACACGCCATATTTTGAGGTAGATAAGGAGATGGTTTGGGGAGCGACGGCGATGATTCTCAGTGAGCTGCTGCAGATTCTCGAAAATGGAAAGAGGTAG
- a CDS encoding homocysteine S-methyltransferase family protein produces MQNRTESLLQELSKRILILDGAMGTMIQRYTLTEEDFRTPELAEHPKSLKGNNDLLSLSKPQIIREIHAEYFRVGADIIETNTFSATTIAQADYDLSHLAYTINVESAKLAREVADEFTAKNPDKPRFVAGAIGPTNRTASLSPDVNDPGYRAITFDQLAEAYAEQVRGLLDGGADILLVETIFDTLNAKAALYAIQDVFEERNIPLDPKEGGIPIMISGTITDASGRTLSGQTTEAFLISISHVPLLSVGLNCALGAKELRPYLKVLALESPFYVSAYPNAGLPNEFGQYDQGADEMADQIRDFLKEGMLNILGGCCGSTPEHISALVKMAADFQPRKLQVELEETLD; encoded by the coding sequence ATGCAAAACAGAACGGAATCCCTGCTTCAAGAACTTTCTAAGCGAATTTTAATCCTCGATGGAGCCATGGGAACCATGATTCAACGATATACCCTGACCGAGGAGGATTTTCGAACTCCTGAGCTAGCCGAACATCCCAAATCCCTGAAGGGGAATAATGATTTATTGTCTCTGAGTAAGCCCCAAATAATCAGGGAGATCCATGCTGAGTATTTCAGGGTGGGAGCAGATATTATTGAGACCAATACTTTCTCTGCCACCACAATTGCACAGGCAGATTATGATCTTTCGCATTTAGCATATACTATTAATGTGGAGTCTGCAAAGCTAGCAAGGGAGGTAGCTGACGAATTCACTGCAAAGAATCCGGATAAACCCCGCTTTGTGGCGGGGGCGATAGGGCCGACCAACAGAACGGCTTCGCTTTCGCCGGATGTGAATGACCCCGGCTATCGTGCAATCACTTTTGATCAGTTGGCAGAAGCCTATGCAGAGCAGGTTCGCGGGTTGTTGGATGGTGGAGCAGATATCCTATTGGTAGAGACGATTTTTGATACATTAAACGCCAAAGCTGCTCTGTATGCTATCCAGGATGTGTTTGAAGAAAGAAATATTCCGTTGGATCCTAAAGAAGGAGGTATCCCGATCATGATCTCCGGTACAATCACCGATGCTTCCGGGCGTACACTTTCGGGTCAGACTACTGAAGCATTTTTGATCTCCATATCGCATGTTCCCTTACTGTCAGTTGGATTGAACTGTGCTTTGGGGGCCAAAGAATTAAGACCCTATTTAAAAGTGTTGGCGCTGGAATCACCGTTCTATGTGAGTGCTTATCCGAATGCAGGCTTGCCGAATGAATTTGGACAATATGATCAGGGGGCAGATGAAATGGCGGATCAGATAAGGGACTTTTTGAAAGAAGGAATGCTGAATATTTTGGGGGGCTGTTGCGGCAGCACACCTGAGCATATTTCAGCTTTGGTAAAGATGGCTGCTGATTTTCAGCCGAGAAAATTACAAGTGGAACTAGAGGAAACGTTGGACTGA
- a CDS encoding DUF819 domain-containing protein produces the protein MEENTPLLTNDAVVFGLLMAILALVFVTSASDKPFWKKFYRVVPTVLLCYFIPALANSFGIISGETSQLYGVASRYLLPASLVLFTVSIDIKGISKLGPKAVVMFLSGTVGIMLGGPLALLTVGFFFPDLLGGNGPDEIWRGLSTIAGSWIGGGANQTAMLRVFEPSPVLFSQMIAVDVLVANLWMAILLYWAAKPDKIDKLFKADSSAIYELRDKIEKFREGIMRIPSLKDTMAILGIGFGVTGVAHLIADFVAPYIGENYPELEQYSLNSTFFWIVVVATTLGLLLSFTKARNLEGAGASRMGSVLLYVLVATVGMQMDLGAVLDNPVFFLIGIVWMFFHILIMLIVAYFIKAPFFYVAVGSQANVGGAASAPIVAAAFDASLAPVGVLLAVLGYAAGTYGAYLCGLMMQAISVG, from the coding sequence ATGGAAGAAAATACCCCCTTGCTTACAAATGATGCAGTAGTTTTTGGATTGCTTATGGCTATTCTGGCACTTGTTTTTGTTACCTCAGCCAGTGATAAACCGTTTTGGAAGAAATTCTACCGTGTCGTTCCTACAGTTTTACTATGTTATTTTATTCCTGCGCTGGCCAATTCTTTTGGAATCATCTCAGGGGAAACCTCCCAACTGTACGGAGTAGCCAGCAGGTATCTTCTTCCTGCTTCTTTAGTTCTTTTTACTGTAAGTATTGACATCAAAGGGATATCGAAGCTAGGACCAAAGGCTGTTGTCATGTTTTTGTCCGGAACGGTTGGTATTATGCTCGGAGGACCCTTGGCCTTGCTGACTGTTGGCTTTTTCTTTCCGGATTTATTGGGAGGGAACGGACCCGATGAGATCTGGCGGGGACTGTCCACTATTGCCGGTTCTTGGATCGGTGGCGGTGCCAACCAGACAGCGATGCTACGAGTATTTGAACCAAGCCCGGTTCTTTTCAGTCAGATGATCGCTGTGGATGTGCTGGTTGCCAATCTCTGGATGGCCATACTTCTATATTGGGCTGCTAAACCGGATAAGATCGATAAGTTATTTAAAGCTGATAGTAGTGCTATTTATGAACTGAGGGACAAAATTGAAAAATTCAGGGAGGGAATTATGCGGATTCCGAGTTTGAAAGACACGATGGCTATTCTAGGTATAGGATTTGGAGTTACCGGGGTTGCTCACTTGATTGCTGATTTTGTGGCACCTTACATCGGTGAAAATTATCCTGAATTGGAACAGTACTCACTTAACTCAACTTTTTTCTGGATAGTGGTAGTCGCTACTACCCTAGGATTGCTTTTATCTTTTACCAAAGCGCGAAATCTTGAAGGGGCAGGTGCTTCTCGTATGGGCAGTGTTTTGCTGTATGTCTTGGTAGCTACTGTAGGTATGCAGATGGATTTGGGAGCTGTGTTGGATAATCCTGTGTTTTTTCTGATAGGTATTGTGTGGATGTTCTTCCATATTCTAATTATGCTCATTGTAGCCTATTTTATCAAAGCTCCGTTCTTCTATGTAGCGGTAGGGTCGCAGGCCAATGTGGGAGGAGCAGCATCGGCTCCGATTGTCGCTGCAGCTTTCGATGCGTCGCTGGCGCCTGTTGGCGTACTTTTGGCTGTGTTGGGTTATGCTGCAGGTACGTATGGTGCGTACCTTTGTGGATTGATGATGCAGGCTATTTCGGTAGGGTAA
- a CDS encoding response regulator, with protein sequence MEEDKYTQTSDLESRKNYLHYSSILVAEDNMVNQLLIRKFLKKWHMGKLVIASDGQEAIDEFEQGEFDVVLIDIQMPVVDGFAVAKRIRENKDLLKSKIPILVLTASSYHEIKAEMEQIGINDYVEKPFTPEELYGKLTEYLNSKDIG encoded by the coding sequence GTGGAAGAAGACAAGTATACCCAAACAAGTGATTTAGAGTCCAGAAAGAATTACTTGCACTATTCGTCTATATTGGTGGCCGAAGACAATATGGTCAATCAGCTATTGATTAGGAAATTCTTGAAGAAATGGCATATGGGCAAACTAGTGATTGCTTCGGATGGACAGGAGGCGATTGACGAGTTTGAACAGGGGGAGTTTGATGTCGTACTCATAGATATACAAATGCCGGTAGTGGATGGTTTTGCAGTGGCAAAACGGATACGGGAAAACAAGGATTTGCTCAAAAGTAAAATCCCCATTTTAGTTCTAACGGCTAGTTCTTATCATGAGATCAAGGCTGAGATGGAGCAGATTGGTATTAATGATTATGTGGAAAAACCATTCACTCCTGAGGAACTGTATGGGAAATTAACTGAATATCTTAATTCGAAAGATATCGGTTAA